In Aquimarina sp. TRL1, a single window of DNA contains:
- a CDS encoding TOMM precursor leader peptide-binding protein, with amino-acid sequence MIDFDKKIGWHPKFTKKVISRNEIILIGENNDHLFTNDKHKRIINLANGSKKVSQFIDEIPSFIEKASFLYSIKTLIDKEILAPLQSEKETLYHLPKKTKDIEIHDDVTIYNLSHISSTLLQNISISKKNISLIFIDNYLDPRLHLINKKHVHSQRPYVLIKLTGSKPMIGPFLSMKKKQPCWKCLSNQLLQNRPILNFLLKKNVENYISHPIYLQNVEIDLKWVTTVINDTIKNENTCFEINLQNNIILKKHIVHNKPQCSICGDRLLLKKQLQSPVNLHSCLKKEKMDGGSRSMSPDETLEKLDKYISPITGVISGLSFISEKKQNTITIYKSVYFKTPSPQEIINNSSFRQISLGKGIVNDQSKVSALCESIERYAALYQGDEFYIKSAPDNLNKRYYLPSQLAKFSKNQYQDYIDNKLPSNILNHLVNIYDTTIPLHWTLTWSLTKEEFVYLPFNHCFSNTPFDHDKQYIHWSSNGCAAGNSIEEAIIQGFYELIERDASAIWWYNKIERPLIDLSTIQEGKVFKIHETLKDEWDYWALDITNDFDIPTIAAIAQHKKTGVFCFGFGCHLNIETACTRALTELCQLIPVREQKNAPFDFNAIEEEQFLKGNGNKKKLSSYQNNESKDIKNDIIWGINKAKTLGFELLVTNYSRPDLPIKTVKVTIPGLCFIWPQLGNERLYNLPIKLGWSKQKLQECELNEMGLYV; translated from the coding sequence ATGATTGATTTTGATAAAAAAATTGGCTGGCACCCAAAATTTACCAAAAAAGTTATTTCTAGGAATGAAATTATTTTGATTGGCGAAAATAATGACCACCTATTTACAAATGACAAACACAAAAGAATAATTAATCTTGCTAATGGAAGTAAAAAAGTTTCTCAATTTATTGATGAAATTCCAAGCTTTATAGAAAAAGCCTCCTTCCTCTACTCTATTAAAACCCTTATTGATAAAGAAATTTTAGCTCCTTTACAAAGCGAAAAAGAAACGCTCTACCATCTTCCAAAAAAAACAAAAGATATAGAAATACATGATGATGTAACTATCTATAACTTATCACATATAAGTAGTACACTTCTTCAAAATATTTCAATATCAAAAAAAAATATCTCACTTATATTTATTGATAATTATTTAGACCCAAGATTACATCTGATTAATAAAAAGCATGTTCACTCTCAACGCCCATATGTGCTTATTAAATTGACAGGTTCAAAACCAATGATAGGTCCATTTCTATCTATGAAAAAAAAACAACCATGTTGGAAATGTTTATCTAATCAACTACTTCAAAATCGTCCGATCCTCAATTTTCTATTAAAAAAAAATGTAGAAAACTATATCTCTCACCCAATATATCTTCAGAATGTAGAAATAGATTTAAAATGGGTTACAACAGTAATAAATGATACAATTAAAAATGAAAATACCTGCTTTGAAATCAACTTACAAAACAATATTATTCTAAAAAAACACATTGTTCATAATAAACCCCAATGCTCAATTTGCGGAGATAGACTACTTCTAAAAAAACAACTTCAATCCCCAGTAAATCTGCATAGTTGTTTGAAGAAAGAAAAAATGGATGGAGGATCGCGTTCAATGAGTCCTGATGAAACTTTAGAAAAACTAGATAAATACATAAGTCCAATAACCGGTGTTATTTCTGGTTTAAGTTTTATATCAGAGAAAAAACAAAATACAATTACTATCTATAAAAGTGTGTATTTTAAAACCCCTAGTCCTCAAGAAATAATTAATAATTCATCGTTTAGACAAATTTCATTAGGTAAAGGAATTGTTAATGACCAATCAAAAGTCAGTGCTTTGTGTGAATCTATTGAGCGATATGCTGCACTCTATCAAGGTGATGAATTCTATATAAAATCAGCTCCTGACAACCTAAATAAAAGGTACTACTTACCTTCTCAATTAGCCAAATTCAGTAAAAACCAATATCAAGATTATATAGATAACAAGTTACCTTCTAATATCCTTAATCATTTAGTGAATATATATGATACAACCATTCCTTTGCATTGGACCCTCACTTGGTCTTTGACAAAAGAAGAGTTTGTCTACCTACCATTTAATCATTGCTTTTCAAATACACCTTTTGATCATGATAAACAATATATACATTGGAGTTCCAATGGATGCGCTGCCGGAAACTCAATAGAAGAAGCGATCATTCAAGGATTCTATGAACTTATAGAAAGAGATGCTTCTGCTATATGGTGGTATAATAAAATAGAACGACCACTAATTGATTTATCGACTATACAAGAAGGTAAGGTGTTCAAAATTCATGAAACACTTAAAGATGAATGGGATTACTGGGCACTTGATATTACAAATGATTTTGATATTCCTACAATTGCAGCTATTGCTCAACACAAGAAAACTGGAGTATTTTGTTTTGGCTTTGGGTGCCACTTAAATATAGAAACAGCATGTACACGAGCATTAACAGAATTATGCCAATTAATACCTGTTCGAGAACAGAAAAATGCACCCTTTGACTTTAATGCTATCGAAGAAGAACAATTTCTTAAAGGAAATGGAAATAAAAAGAAACTTTCTAGCTATCAAAATAATGAAAGTAAAGATATCAAAAATGATATTATATGGGGAATAAACAAGGCTAAAACACTTGGTTTTGAACTACTAGTCACAAACTACAGCAGACCTGATTTACCTATCAAAACAGTCAAAGTTACTATTCCTGGATTATGTTTTATTTGGCCTCAATTGGGAAATGAAAGGCTTTACAATCTGCCTATAAAACTTGGTTGGTCAAAACAAAAGTTACAAGAATGTGAATTAAATGAAATGGGGTTATATGTGTAA
- a CDS encoding lysine 2,3-aminomutase, with product MKFKSYTSKTFKKTTYYSNLPVEERKVFDVLTRVFHFKINNYVIDTLINWQKVPNDPIYKLVFPRKEMLHINDYLKLIEIQESGSETELLIFINHVKNKMFPKINYNENCVPIHNGSLLKGAYRSFKTTLALYPNPMVKTCHSYCSYCFRWVTFNDYEMQNASSYDFPLAPVSYLKEHKEITDVVFTGADPLIIKADTLKKYIDPILDIESVKVINITSKSLAWWPYRFITDVDSYELLNLFEYIISKGKHLNILAHFTHSQELEGEIIKEATQRIKRTGAIIRCQGPLVRDINDSTEAWVNLWTKQIELGLIPFYMLMEADHNKESCFKIPLDKALHIFEEAQKQTSSMSRTARGPVFVNDVHKILIDGTIDINDQKYFVLKSLQAPPYTDGEGSIKLLPYDKDTKGPENLFELFEEKQIDTISL from the coding sequence ATGAAATTTAAATCCTATACAAGTAAAACCTTTAAAAAAACTACTTATTACTCAAATTTACCTGTGGAAGAACGCAAAGTATTTGATGTATTAACTCGAGTTTTTCATTTCAAGATTAATAATTATGTTATTGATACATTAATCAATTGGCAAAAAGTACCAAATGATCCAATATATAAGCTTGTCTTTCCTAGAAAAGAAATGTTACATATAAATGATTATTTGAAACTCATAGAAATACAGGAAAGTGGTTCTGAAACTGAGTTATTGATTTTTATAAATCATGTAAAAAATAAAATGTTTCCGAAAATCAATTACAATGAGAATTGTGTTCCTATCCATAATGGAAGTTTACTAAAAGGAGCTTACCGGTCTTTTAAAACAACTTTAGCTCTTTACCCTAATCCAATGGTAAAAACATGCCATAGTTATTGTTCTTATTGTTTTAGATGGGTAACTTTTAACGATTACGAAATGCAAAATGCTTCTTCATATGATTTCCCTTTAGCTCCCGTATCTTATTTAAAAGAACATAAGGAAATTACAGATGTTGTATTCACCGGAGCTGATCCTTTAATTATAAAAGCTGATACTTTAAAAAAATATATAGATCCGATTTTAGATATTGAATCTGTTAAAGTAATTAATATAACGTCCAAATCTTTGGCGTGGTGGCCCTATCGATTCATTACAGATGTTGATTCTTATGAGCTCCTTAATTTATTTGAATATATTATTTCTAAGGGAAAACATCTTAATATATTAGCTCATTTTACACACTCCCAGGAATTAGAAGGAGAAATAATCAAAGAAGCCACTCAACGTATAAAAAGAACTGGGGCTATTATACGATGTCAAGGACCATTAGTTAGAGATATAAATGACTCAACAGAGGCTTGGGTCAACTTATGGACCAAACAAATAGAGTTGGGATTAATTCCTTTTTATATGCTTATGGAAGCAGATCATAATAAAGAAAGTTGTTTTAAAATTCCTTTAGATAAAGCACTCCATATATTTGAAGAGGCACAAAAACAAACTTCAAGTATGAGTCGTACAGCTAGAGGTCCTGTATTTGTTAATGACGTACACAAAATCTTAATTGATGGAACTATTGATATAAATGATCAAAAATATTTTGTATTAAAATCTTTACAAGCTCCTCCTTATACAGATGGAGAAGGTAGTATCAAATTATTGCCATATGATAAAGACACGAAGGGTCCTGAAAATCTTTTTGAATTGTTTGAGGAAAAACAAATAGATACAATTTCTTTATAA
- a CDS encoding FHA domain-containing protein — translation MAVLKNNTLGDIVVLNTHHVFGRNQFTANTHIQENDVSKSHATIFWKCGIWYIKDHSRNGTLINGKYITHTTVKLSKGDTVQYGRSNTTKWEMVDDDTPSCYLKSLTYENKILSLSSCLELCNEEDPEITFYCTQDMKWKAEKGGKTIELFQGITLEFNNEEWMFIENSSLDETIDYRQIIDRAYFVFTLSADEENSHIKIVMNELELDLGTRVHNYLLLTLARQRLSDANLGYVFDDQGWVSLTDLTIDLTKEFGKEIDIYYVNLQIHRLRKFLIKLEPYGYLFSNVIERKNGKIRFVHRYFKIIKEGQAIGEILSV, via the coding sequence ATGGCAGTTCTAAAAAATAATACCTTAGGAGACATTGTAGTATTAAATACACATCATGTATTTGGTAGAAATCAATTTACTGCTAATACACATATTCAGGAAAATGACGTTTCCAAGTCTCATGCAACTATTTTCTGGAAATGTGGGATTTGGTATATCAAAGATCATAGCAGAAACGGTACGTTAATTAATGGAAAATACATTACACATACTACTGTAAAATTGTCTAAAGGAGATACTGTACAATACGGTAGAAGCAATACCACTAAATGGGAAATGGTCGATGACGATACACCTAGCTGTTATCTAAAATCATTGACTTATGAAAATAAAATTCTATCGTTGTCCTCTTGCCTGGAATTATGCAATGAAGAAGATCCAGAAATTACATTCTATTGTACACAGGACATGAAATGGAAAGCAGAAAAAGGGGGTAAAACTATTGAGCTTTTTCAGGGGATAACCTTAGAATTTAATAATGAAGAATGGATGTTTATAGAAAATAGTAGTCTCGACGAAACTATTGACTATAGGCAGATTATTGATCGTGCATATTTTGTATTCACACTGAGTGCCGATGAAGAAAATAGCCATATCAAAATAGTGATGAATGAGCTGGAGTTAGATCTTGGAACCCGAGTTCATAATTATTTACTACTTACCCTCGCCAGACAACGATTATCTGATGCTAACTTAGGTTATGTATTCGATGATCAAGGGTGGGTATCCTTAACAGATCTAACCATTGATTTAACGAAAGAATTCGGAAAAGAAATTGATATTTATTATGTAAATCTTCAAATTCATCGTCTGAGAAAGTTTTTAATAAAACTGGAACCTTATGGCTACCTTTTCTCTAATGTTATAGAACGAAAAAATGGAAAAATACGATTTGTACACCGCTATTTCAAAATCATCAAAGAAGGACAAGCTATAGGAGAAATCCTATCAGTATAA